In Pseudofrankia saprophytica, one genomic interval encodes:
- a CDS encoding ABC transporter ATP-binding protein, whose amino-acid sequence MTQGTGRCAGQIQLVGLTHHHPGASAAAVAGVELTVAPGASLALVGPAGAGKTTVLRLVAGLEAPTEGHVLLDGAEAADLPAVRRHVVAVFGRYSLFPFLDVAANVAFGLRGGAPQSRGRALATPAGQAAAARRVREALELVRLGDYARRRPPQLSPAHQQRVAIARALVLRPRVLVLDEPLGTVDDEDLRVRLAADLRVLHRQLGFTLLYATRSAGEASALADRVAVLSEGRLLLEAEPAEDAAARPRDDGSSDDESDESAGRRMLATTDTPEAGAPAA is encoded by the coding sequence ATGACGCAGGGCACGGGCCGGTGTGCCGGCCAGATCCAACTGGTCGGGTTGACGCACCACCATCCCGGGGCCTCGGCCGCCGCGGTGGCCGGCGTCGAACTGACCGTCGCCCCCGGCGCGTCGCTCGCCCTGGTCGGCCCCGCCGGCGCGGGTAAGACGACCGTGCTGCGCCTGGTCGCCGGGCTCGAGGCCCCGACCGAGGGCCATGTGCTGCTGGACGGGGCGGAGGCCGCCGACCTGCCGGCCGTGCGCCGCCACGTCGTCGCGGTGTTCGGGCGCTACAGCCTCTTCCCGTTCCTCGACGTCGCCGCGAACGTCGCCTTCGGCCTGCGGGGTGGCGCACCCCAGTCGCGCGGGCGGGCGCTGGCCACCCCGGCCGGCCAGGCGGCGGCGGCCCGCCGGGTCCGCGAGGCGCTGGAGCTGGTCCGGCTGGGTGACTACGCCCGCCGTCGCCCGCCGCAGCTCTCGCCGGCGCACCAGCAACGGGTGGCGATCGCCAGGGCGCTCGTGCTGCGTCCGCGGGTGCTGGTGCTCGATGAGCCGCTCGGCACGGTGGACGACGAGGACCTGCGCGTCCGGCTGGCGGCCGACCTGCGCGTGCTGCACCGCCAGCTCGGGTTCACGCTGCTGTACGCGACCCGCTCGGCCGGCGAGGCGTCCGCGCTGGCCGACCGCGTCGCGGTCCTCTCGGAGGGTCGCCTGCTGCTGGAGGCCGAGCCGGCCGAGGACGCGGCCGCGCGGCCCCGCGACGACGGATCCTCGGACGACGAGTCGGACGAATCGGCGGGCCGGCGGATGCTGGCCACGACCGACACCCCCGAGGCAGGCGCACCGGCCGCCTGA
- a CDS encoding DUF2752 domain-containing protein yields MSLADQPGPSAATPASAPASVPVPGQGGADALPGWPVRRWSRRARLAGYLGVAAVVAAGSTMIYLVDPAEPGHYPTCPFKLVTGLDCPGCGSMRGLHQLLHGHLGHAANYNVLLVVAAPCLVVGWLVAMARLLGFQVRLPQPPASLYRAIPVLVIAFWIVRNIPGPVGHWLHS; encoded by the coding sequence ATGAGTCTGGCGGACCAGCCTGGCCCCTCGGCGGCCACGCCCGCCTCGGCGCCCGCCTCGGTGCCCGTCCCGGGCCAGGGTGGCGCCGACGCCCTCCCGGGGTGGCCGGTGCGCCGCTGGTCGCGGCGCGCGCGGCTCGCGGGCTACCTGGGGGTGGCGGCGGTCGTGGCGGCGGGCTCGACGATGATCTACCTCGTCGACCCGGCCGAGCCGGGCCACTACCCGACCTGCCCGTTCAAGCTGGTGACCGGCCTGGACTGCCCCGGCTGTGGCTCGATGCGCGGGCTGCACCAGCTGCTGCACGGGCACCTGGGGCACGCGGCGAACTACAACGTCCTGCTGGTCGTCGCCGCGCCGTGCCTGGTGGTCGGCTGGCTGGTCGCCATGGCTCGGCTGCTGGGCTTCCAGGTCCGGCTGCCGCAGCCACCCGCGTCGCTTTACCGGGCGATCCCGGTCCTGGTCATCGCGTTCTGGATCGTGCGCAACATCCCGGGACCCGTCGGCCACTGGCTGCACTCGTAG